The Lysobacter enzymogenes genome window below encodes:
- the rpsG gene encoding 30S ribosomal protein S7, with translation MSRKGSAPQRSILPDPKHGSETIARFINMVMQSGKKSVAEKIVYGAMDVIGEKNPNALELVEKALTNVSPSVEVKSRRVGGATYQVPVEVRSSRRMALAMRWLIDSARKRGESSMPRKLAAELLDASENRGAAIKKREETHRMAEANRAFAHYRW, from the coding sequence ATGTCGCGTAAAGGCTCCGCCCCGCAGCGTTCGATCCTGCCCGATCCCAAGCACGGCAGCGAAACGATCGCGCGTTTCATCAATATGGTCATGCAGAGCGGCAAGAAGTCGGTCGCCGAGAAGATCGTCTACGGCGCGATGGACGTCATCGGCGAGAAGAATCCGAACGCCCTCGAGCTGGTCGAAAAGGCGCTGACCAACGTTTCCCCGTCGGTCGAAGTGAAGTCCCGCCGCGTCGGCGGCGCCACCTACCAGGTGCCGGTCGAAGTGCGCTCCTCGCGCCGCATGGCCCTGGCGATGCGCTGGCTGATCGACTCCGCGCGCAAGCGCGGCGAAAGCTCGATGCCGCGCAAGCTGGCCGCCGAGCTGCTCGACGCTTCCGAGAACCGCGGCGCGGCGATCAAGAAGCGCGAAGAAACCCACCGCATGGCGGAAGCGAACCGCGCGTTCGCTCACTACCGCTGGTGA
- the rpoC gene encoding DNA-directed RNA polymerase subunit beta' codes for MKDLLNLFNQQRPALDFDAIKIALASPDLVRSWSFGEVKKPETINYRTFKPERDGLFCAAIFGPIKDYECLCGKYKRMKHRGVVCEKCGTEVTLAKVRRERMGHIDLASPVAHIWFLKSLPSRIGLMLDMTLRDIERILYFEAYVVTEPGLTPMERGNLLTEEQYLQARQEHGDDFEAAMGAEAVYDLLRTIDLQAEMLQLREEIASTNSETKLKRLTKRIKLVEAFLESGNRPEWMVMTVLPVLPPDLRPLVPLEGGRFATSDLNDLYRRVINRNNRLRRLLELNAPDIIVRNEKRMLQESVDALMDNGRRGRAITGTNKRPLKSLADMIKGKQGRFRQNLLGKRVDYSGRSVIVVGPTLRLHECGLPKKMALELFKPFIFAKLQRRGLATTIKAAKKLVEREEAEVWDILEEVIREHPVLLNRAPTLHRLGIQAFEPVLIEGKAIQLHPLVCTAFNADFDGDQMAVHVPLSLEAQLEARALMMASNNILSPANGEPIIVPSQDVVLGLYYMTRALENKAGEGMAFANVAEVKRAYDNRVVQLHAKVKVRITETVIAEDGTRSQKTSVVDTTVGRALLREILPDGLPYALANTELTKKNISRLINSCYRMLGLKDTVVFADRLMYTGFGYATRAGVSIGIDDMIIPGEKKGILAEAESEVLEIQQQYQSGLVTAGERYNKVVDIWSRTNERVAKAMMDAIGTDTVANAKGEMVPQKSMNSIYIMADSGARGSQAQIRQLAGMRGLMARPDGSIIETPITANFREGLNVLQYFISTHGARKGLADTALKTANSGYLTRRLVDVAQDVVITETDCGTVEGLTMTPIVEGGDVVEPLRDRVLGRVVAEDVFLPGNDEEPIVTRNTLLDEAWVQKLEDASVQSIKVRSTITCESSFGVCARCYGRDLGRGHLVNHGEAVGVVAAQSIGEPGTQLTMRTFHIGGAASRAAAIDNVTVKTTGSLKFNNLKHVAHAGGHLVAVSRSGELSVLDPHGRERERYKIPYGATINFRDGAEIKAGNTVANWDPHNHPIVSEVAGFVRFIDFVDGVTVIEKTDELTGLASREITDPKRRGSQGKDLRPIVRIVDKNGKDLSIPGTDLPAQYLLPPRSIVNLQDGAPVGVGDVVAKIPQEASKTRDITGGLPRVADLFEARKPKDPAILAEVSGIVSFGKDTKGKQRLIIKQADGEEHEELIPKYRQIIVFEGEHVEKGETVVDGEPSPQDILRLLGVEPLAVYLTKEIQDVYRLQGVKINDKHIEVIVRQMLRKVEIVDGGDSKFLNGEQVERQRLIEENVRLQARSEILAKYDPVLLGITKASLATESFISAASFQETTRVLTEAAVRGTRDNLRGLKENVIVGRLIPAGTGLAYHSQRRKNASGLTDSEMEALAGPVSAAVEAPAPVETVAGDDAE; via the coding sequence ATGAAAGACTTGCTCAATCTCTTCAACCAGCAGCGTCCCGCGCTGGACTTCGACGCGATCAAGATCGCCCTGGCCTCCCCGGACCTGGTGCGTTCGTGGTCGTTCGGCGAAGTGAAGAAGCCGGAAACCATCAACTACCGTACCTTCAAGCCCGAGCGCGACGGCCTGTTCTGCGCCGCGATCTTCGGGCCGATCAAGGACTACGAGTGCCTGTGCGGCAAGTACAAGCGCATGAAGCACCGCGGCGTGGTGTGCGAGAAGTGCGGCACCGAGGTCACCCTGGCCAAGGTCCGCCGCGAGCGCATGGGCCACATCGACCTGGCGTCGCCGGTCGCGCACATCTGGTTCCTCAAGTCGCTGCCCTCGCGCATCGGCCTGATGCTGGACATGACCCTGCGCGACATCGAGCGCATCCTGTACTTCGAAGCGTACGTGGTCACCGAGCCGGGCCTGACCCCGATGGAACGCGGCAACCTGCTCACCGAGGAGCAGTACCTGCAGGCGCGCCAGGAACACGGCGACGACTTCGAAGCCGCGATGGGCGCCGAGGCGGTCTACGACCTGCTGCGCACCATCGACCTGCAGGCCGAAATGCTGCAGCTGCGCGAGGAGATCGCCTCGACCAACAGCGAGACCAAGCTCAAGCGCCTGACCAAGCGGATCAAGCTGGTCGAAGCCTTCCTCGAGTCCGGCAACCGTCCGGAGTGGATGGTCATGACCGTGCTGCCGGTGCTGCCGCCGGATCTGCGCCCGCTGGTGCCGCTGGAAGGCGGCCGCTTCGCGACCTCGGATCTGAACGACCTGTACCGCCGCGTCATCAACCGCAACAACCGCCTGCGCCGCCTGCTCGAACTCAATGCGCCCGACATCATCGTGCGCAACGAGAAGCGCATGCTGCAGGAATCGGTCGACGCCCTGATGGACAACGGCCGCCGCGGCCGCGCCATCACCGGCACCAACAAGCGCCCGCTCAAGTCGCTCGCCGACATGATCAAGGGCAAGCAGGGCCGGTTCCGCCAGAACCTGCTCGGCAAGCGCGTGGACTACTCGGGCCGTTCGGTCATCGTGGTCGGCCCGACCCTGCGCCTGCACGAGTGCGGCCTGCCGAAGAAGATGGCGCTGGAGCTGTTCAAGCCCTTCATCTTCGCCAAGCTGCAGCGCCGCGGCCTGGCCACCACGATCAAGGCCGCCAAGAAGCTGGTCGAGCGCGAAGAAGCGGAAGTCTGGGACATCCTCGAAGAGGTGATCCGCGAGCATCCGGTGCTGCTGAACCGCGCGCCGACCCTGCACCGCCTGGGCATCCAGGCGTTCGAGCCGGTGCTGATCGAAGGCAAGGCGATCCAGCTGCACCCGCTGGTCTGCACCGCGTTCAACGCCGACTTCGACGGCGACCAGATGGCCGTGCACGTCCCGCTGAGCCTCGAGGCCCAGCTGGAAGCGCGCGCGCTGATGATGGCGTCGAACAACATCCTGTCGCCGGCCAACGGCGAGCCGATCATCGTGCCGTCGCAGGACGTCGTGCTCGGCCTGTACTACATGACCCGCGCCCTGGAGAACAAGGCGGGCGAGGGCATGGCGTTCGCCAACGTGGCCGAAGTCAAGCGCGCCTACGACAACCGAGTCGTGCAGCTGCACGCCAAGGTGAAGGTCCGCATCACCGAGACCGTGATCGCCGAAGACGGCACCCGCTCGCAGAAGACCTCGGTCGTCGACACCACCGTCGGCCGCGCGCTGCTGCGCGAGATCCTGCCGGACGGCCTGCCGTACGCGCTGGCCAACACCGAGCTGACCAAGAAGAACATCAGCCGCCTGATCAACTCCTGCTACCGCATGCTGGGGCTGAAGGACACGGTCGTGTTCGCCGACCGCCTGATGTACACCGGCTTCGGTTACGCGACCCGCGCCGGCGTGTCGATCGGCATCGACGACATGATCATCCCGGGCGAGAAGAAGGGCATCCTGGCCGAGGCCGAATCGGAAGTGCTGGAAATCCAGCAGCAGTACCAGTCCGGTCTGGTCACCGCGGGCGAGCGCTACAACAAGGTCGTCGACATCTGGTCGCGCACCAACGAGCGCGTGGCCAAGGCGATGATGGACGCGATCGGCACCGACACCGTGGCCAACGCCAAGGGCGAGATGGTCCCGCAGAAGTCGATGAACTCGATCTACATCATGGCCGACTCCGGCGCGCGCGGTTCGCAGGCGCAGATCCGTCAGCTCGCCGGCATGCGCGGCCTGATGGCGCGTCCGGACGGCTCGATCATCGAGACGCCGATCACCGCGAACTTCCGCGAAGGCCTGAACGTTCTGCAGTACTTCATCTCGACCCACGGCGCCCGTAAGGGCCTGGCGGATACCGCGCTGAAGACCGCGAACTCGGGTTACCTGACCCGCCGTCTGGTCGACGTCGCCCAGGACGTGGTCATCACCGAAACCGACTGCGGCACCGTCGAGGGTCTGACCATGACCCCGATCGTCGAAGGCGGCGACGTGGTCGAACCGCTGCGCGACCGCGTGCTGGGCCGCGTCGTGGCCGAGGACGTGTTCCTGCCGGGCAACGACGAGGAACCGATCGTCACCCGCAACACCCTGCTCGACGAAGCCTGGGTGCAGAAGCTCGAGGACGCCAGCGTCCAGTCGATCAAGGTGCGCTCGACCATCACCTGCGAAAGCAGCTTCGGCGTGTGCGCGCGCTGCTACGGCCGCGACCTCGGCCGCGGCCACCTGGTCAACCACGGCGAAGCGGTCGGCGTCGTCGCCGCGCAGTCGATCGGCGAGCCGGGCACCCAGCTGACCATGCGTACCTTCCACATCGGCGGCGCGGCGTCGCGAGCGGCGGCGATCGACAACGTCACCGTCAAGACCACCGGTTCGCTGAAGTTCAACAACCTCAAGCACGTCGCCCACGCCGGCGGCCACCTGGTCGCGGTGTCGCGTTCGGGCGAACTGTCGGTGCTCGACCCGCACGGCCGCGAGCGCGAGCGCTACAAGATCCCGTACGGCGCGACCATCAACTTCCGCGATGGCGCCGAGATCAAGGCCGGCAACACGGTCGCGAACTGGGATCCGCACAACCACCCGATCGTTTCGGAAGTCGCCGGTTTCGTGCGCTTCATCGACTTCGTCGATGGCGTGACCGTGATCGAGAAGACCGACGAACTGACCGGCCTGGCCTCGCGCGAGATCACCGATCCCAAGCGTCGCGGCTCGCAGGGCAAGGACCTGCGTCCGATCGTGCGCATCGTCGACAAGAACGGCAAGGACCTGTCGATCCCGGGTACCGACCTGCCGGCGCAGTACCTGCTGCCGCCGCGCTCGATCGTCAACCTGCAGGACGGCGCGCCGGTCGGCGTCGGCGACGTGGTCGCCAAGATCCCGCAGGAAGCGTCCAAGACCCGCGACATCACCGGCGGTCTGCCGCGCGTGGCCGACTTGTTCGAAGCGCGCAAGCCGAAGGATCCGGCGATCCTGGCCGAAGTCTCGGGCATCGTCAGCTTCGGCAAGGACACCAAGGGCAAGCAGCGCCTGATCATCAAGCAGGCGGACGGCGAGGAGCACGAAGAGCTGATCCCGAAGTACCGCCAGATCATCGTGTTCGAAGGCGAGCACGTGGAGAAGGGCGAGACGGTCGTGGACGGCGAGCCGAGCCCGCAGGACATCCTGCGCCTGCTGGGCGTGGAGCCGCTGGCGGTCTACCTGACCAAGGAAATCCAGGACGTCTACCGCCTGCAGGGCGTGAAGATCAACGACAAGCACATCGAGGTGATCGTTCGCCAGATGCTGCGCAAGGTCGAGATCGTCGACGGCGGCGACAGCAAGTTCCTCAACGGCGAACAGGTCGAGCGTCAGCGCCTGATCGAGGAGAACGTGCGTCTGCAGGCCCGCAGCGAGATCCTGGCCAAGTACGACCCGGTCCTGCTCGGCATCACCAAGGCCTCGCTGGCGACCGAGTCGTTCATCTCGGCGGCTTCGTTCCAGGAGACCACCCGCGTGTTGACCGAGGCGGCCGTGCGCGGCACCCGCGACAACCTGCGCGGCCTCAAGGAGAACGTGATCGTCGGTCGCCTGATCCCGGCCGGTACCGGCCTGGCGTACCACAGCCAGCGCCGCAAGAACGCGTCGGGCCTGACCGACTCGGAGATGGAAGCGCTGGCCGGTCCGGTGAGCGCGGCGGTCGAGGCTCCGGCTCCGGTCGAGACGGTCGCCGGCGACGACGCCGAGTAA
- the rpsL gene encoding 30S ribosomal protein S12 yields the protein MATINQLVRKPRQATTYKSTSPALANCPQRRGVCTRVYTTTPKKPNSALRKVAKVRLTNGYEIISYIGGEGHNLQEHSVVLIRGGRVKDLPGVRYHTVRGSLDAAGVAKRRQGRSKYGAKRPKS from the coding sequence ATGGCAACCATCAATCAGCTCGTCCGCAAGCCGCGGCAGGCGACCACGTACAAGAGCACCTCGCCGGCGCTCGCCAACTGCCCGCAGCGTCGCGGCGTCTGCACCCGCGTGTACACCACCACCCCGAAGAAGCCGAACTCGGCTCTGCGCAAGGTCGCCAAGGTGCGCCTGACCAACGGGTACGAAATCATTTCGTACATCGGCGGCGAAGGCCACAACCTGCAGGAGCACTCGGTCGTGCTGATCCGCGGCGGCCGCGTGAAGGACCTGCCGGGCGTGCGCTACCACACCGTGCGCGGCTCGCTCGACGCCGCCGGCGTCGCCAAGCGCCGCCAGGGCCGTTCCAAGTACGGCGCCAAGCGTCCGAAGTCCTAA